The genomic DNA aacaaaaaaccgagGTACTTGAAATGCTACCTGTCTTCTgggaatatacataaaatttacatataagcatgtgtattagtccattctcacactgctatgaagaaatatccaagactgggtaacttagaaaagaaagaggtttaatagttctgcatggctgtgaaggcctcaggaaacttacaatcatggcagaagtcaaagatgaagcaagacaccttcttcacaaagaaGTAGGAAGGAGAAGTATGAGAGCTGGGCAAAGCAGGGAGCCCAttaaaaaaaccatcagatcttgtgaacaCCTACTATCACGATAACAGCATGGGAGAatcacccccatgactcaatgacctcccaccgggtccctcccaccatAGGTAGGgactatgggaactacaattcaagatgagttttgggtggagacacagccaaaccatagcagCATGTATACTACCAAAATAGAAAAGACACTACCTAGTATGTGATAACAGTACTAAGACACCTTGAATTCTAAGATACATCCCAAATTCTGAGACGTTAAGGATGAAAATAcaacccatcttttttttttttttttttttttggagacggagtctcgctctatcacccaggctggagtgcagtggccggacctcagctcactgcaagctccgcctcccgggtttacgccattctcctgcctcagcctccggagtagctgggactacaggcgcccgccacctcgcccggctagttttttgtattttttagtagagacggggtttcaccgtgttagccaggatggtctccatctcctgacctcgtgatccgcccgtctcggcctcccaaagtgctgggattacaggcttgagccaccgcgcccggctacaaCCCATCTTAACAGTTTTCATACATATGTACTATATATCTAAGGCAGAAATTGTACATGTGATATTCTCGATCTTAGTctacctattttttaaatgatgttatgGGTTTGCTAAATTAATTTTACCACCCACTAATGGGCTGACCTGATCTAAACACTAATCTACATCATGTATCACAGATAATTAAAAACCTTGTTAACATATACAACCAAGGTGCTAATTGCTCAATTCTATAGTGGgtacagaagaagaaaagacagttGAATATGGACAGAAACTACCTGGAAAGTTTTCAAATTAGAAAGAAGAATTGAGCCTTGAATATATGGGTAAAATATGGTGTGATAAAAAAGTAAATGGTTGAGAAGTTTAAACTGGGGGAAAAACCCTcagatgtaaatgtaaaaatattcctttttctttaaaaataaaatctaaccttttagcattatttttaaaatatataagaacaCCATTTTGTATAATAAAAGTCTCAATAATTTCAAAGATTAGaacaaattttaatgttttgcctacagaaaatatacagaattctgaaaaatcaaatacagcttccaaagaatgaaaatatacaaaattgatTTGAACAGAACTTgatacaatatttgttttataccCTTGTTATAAATTCAAAAGGGGTCAAATAGTCCAAGAGCAAAATGATAGCAGCCTGAAAACAAGTGGCTGTAtattcccccacccccagtttTTCTGTGCTTCTCTTATATTCAAAGattaatgcaaaaacaaaattttggaatCCCCTCCTTGCTGACCTCTGtacacattacaaaaaaaaaaaaaaaaaacctaggataTAATGAGGTATACAGCACAAAACTGGCTGGCTGAACTCCTCAGTGGCTCCCCTGCATTCACCCTCAgaatttctctctccttctggcAAAAAGtaagcaaacacacacaaatccagAAATCTATTTTGTACGTGTATGTAAAATGTGCACACCACAGTGCAAATATGTGATCATAGTTTTTAAATGTGAACGCTTGTCAGTTAGGACATGTCACTGTAATCGTTAGGTGAAACTTTAATCCCTTTGATGAAGATACCATCTTTGAGCCAGGCCCTGACAGAAAACCTTTGGTTCCTGTTAGACCCCTCCCTTCCCAGTCAGCTGCTGGGCTCCATCCGGAGGGATGGAGGCTCTCTCTCTCCATCACAGCTAAGCGTTCCCAGACCCAGGAGAAACCCTGGATTCCTGCAGAGCACTCGACGTGCAGCAAAGTGTCCCAGCTCTGCAAAGGGCAGCTGGAAATGGATTTAAAATGGCAACGCGGACCAATCAGCGCTGCCGCGCCAAAGCAGACATTTACACGCGCCTCCTCCACATGCACAGGGGAACCTGGCGGTGCCTAACTCCTGCTTAGGGCTGCAGAGTAGGCGTTTTTATTCCACGGTGGTCtgtatctttgaaaaaaataaattcttccccaggtgaaagtttttattttggaattagtccaaaataatttttggtgTGATGTGTGAAAATCTGAACCTAATTTTTTCAGAGTTTTGTGTTATTCAAGGATGAAAAgaggtacatttaaaaatgtactccACCTTTTAAAAACGGACTGTGGCCATTATGGTGTTCACATAACTCAGAAACAGCCCAGGCTATAAAATTAGGACTTGGCAGAAAGAGTTCTCAGGCAGAAGGTTAAATCGAGGTAAACTGAAGGGAGAGTTGGGCAGTGAGTGCAATTGTGGCGTTAGGAATCTACAAGGTGCCCTTTACTCTGCGAATGTCGGATCCCcggggagggagatggggagggaacTTTGATTGCCTCTAGGCTTTCCTGGAGAAAAAAGTTCAATGAAGAAGCTGGCGcgctgtgtgtgtgcacattgcTTGCACGTGTCTGCGAATGTGCATGTCTATCTGcgtgcctgtgtgtatgtgtgtgtgcgtaaaTGCGTGTGTTTACGAGCGCATGAGTGCCCCGTTTCCACGTGTATCTGCGTGCAAGTGTGCATGTGCTTACACGCGTGTTCGTGTGTATCTGCATGCATGTCTCCGTGTATGTGCGCGCTCGCCCGCCCGCAGTCTCTGTGGTGAGGGCATTCTGCGGCGGAGTAGGGCTGTCAGGGCCCCTCTCCCACTCCTCTGCAGTCCCTTCCCGCTCACAGTGAACCGGAGCGCTGCCTGGGGTGCAGCCTAGACGCTTCCTGCAAAGTGTTGGCTCGGGACCGTAGAGGCGCAGGTAAAGGCCGAGCCCCGAAACGTGGCTCGGGGACAGTCACGTTCCCGCGCCTTCCCAGGACAACCGCCCAGGGGTGACCTCGAGAGGCGGGTGGGGCTAGGCCCACGGCGAGCCAGTCCGGGATCCCCGGCCTGTCCCTTTAACCCCGCCGCCGGGCGGGAGCACGTGAGCGGGGCTCCGGGTGGCACCcgggcgccgccgccgccgaggCAGTTGTATTTCGAACGCTGCCTCTGGCTAGCAGCCAGGCGCCTTGGCTCGGCGGTCCGCctggcctccctcctcctcatACTTTTCTTCCTGCGCAACCCCCTCCCCTTTATCCGCCCACGATTAGAGGTGGGCACTCCCCCCCTtccaccaccccctccccaagCGCAAGCGCGCgcagcacacacaccacacacactcacactcacacacactcacacacactcacacacactcatccCACTTGAATCTTGGGGCAGGAATTCAGAAAACTTCCAGCCCGGGCAGCGCGCGCTTGGTGCAAGACTCAGGAGCTAGCAGCCCGTCCCCCTCTGACTCTCCGGTGCCGCCGCCGCCTGTTCCCGCCACCCGAGGAGGCGCGGTGCCACCCACTGCTCTGTCCTCTGCTTGTGCTCCGTGCCCGACCCTATCCCGGCGGAATCTCCCCATCCTCCTTTGCTTTCCGACTGCCCAAGGCACTTTCAAtctcaatctctttctctctctctctctcactttctctctctctctctctctctctctctctctctctctctctctctcgagcggggtgggggggaagaggaggaggaattcTTTCCCCGCCTAACATTTCAAGGGACACAATTCACTCCAAGTCTCTTCCCTTTCCAAGCCGCTTCCGAAGTGCTCCCGGTGCCCGCAACTCCTGATCCCAACCCGCGAGAGGAGCCTCTGCGACCTCAaaacctctcttccttctccctcgcTTCCCTCCTCCTCTCGCTACCTCCACCTCCACCGCCACCTCCACCTCCGGCACCCacccaccgccgccgccgccgccgccgccaccggcagcgcctcctcctctcctcctcctcctcccctcttctctttttGGCAGCCGCTGGACGTCCGGTGTTGATGGTGGCAGCGGCGGCAGCCTAAGCAACAGCAGCCCTTGCAGCCCGCCAGCTAGCGCTCGCCCCGCCGGCGTCCCCAGCTCTATCACCTCATCTCCCGAAAGGTGCTGGGCAGCTCCGGGGCAGTCGAGGCGAAGCGGCTGCAGCGGCGGTAGCGGCGGCGGGAGGCAGGATGAGCGCACGCGGTGAGGGCGCGGGGCAGCCGTCCACTTCAGCCCAGGGACAACCTGCCGCCCCGGCGCCTCAGAAGAGAGGACGCGGCCGCCCCAGGAAGCAGCAGCAAGTCAGTACGCTGGCGCGGTGGGGGCACCAGCCCACCCCGTCCCCACTGCAGGGGCCCAGACACGCGCGGGGCGGCCGGAGCGCGGGAGCCCAGTCGCCGCGGCCGTCGCACGCTGCCCGCCCGCCGGCTGGGGGGAGCGGCGCAGACCCCACGAGTGTGCCGAGCGGCCCCGGGGCGCCAGCAACCCTCTGGGCGGGGAGGTGGGGAGCTGCGGCGGGCGGCCCGGGGAAGGCTGGAGGTGGGGTCGGGCGAAGCGCGTCCTCGGACTTTCGCTATTGTGCACCGCCCCGAGTGGCGCGGTGTCGCCGGGTGACTGGAAGCGACCGGGATCCGACAAACCCGGGCTCGCAGGCGCTCTCCGAGCTGCTTTTGCAACTGCCCGGGAGGAAGGAGGTGCCGGGGACCCGGGCGCTCCGGCCGATCTGGGCTGAAGGGGTTAGAGTCCTGGGGGCCGGAGGCTCTTTCTCCCGCCTCCCGGGGCTGCTCGCGGGTCGGGGGCTGGCGCGCCGCAGCCGCCCCCTTGGCGCCCTCCTCCAAGCTCTCGGTGGCCCAAGACTCGCGCCCTCCCGACAAAGAACGCATGGAGAGCCGGCTGCCTGGTCCTCTTCGGGCTCTTTAAATGTGCGGCGGCCGCCGGAGGGAGCCCGGGGCAGGGGCTACGGGAAACCTGGCTCCCCGCGGGACGGGGTTAACTCGCCCAGCCAAGGGCGCGTTGAAAGGAGTGTCCGAGAGAGTGCAGGGTAGCCAGGGTCGCTTCCTCGTCAGGCGCCCGGTCCCCCTTTTGCCCCTGGATCCCGCGCCTCAGAGCTGCAGCCATTAAATGCTCTTCTCCAAGGCCAGTGGCCGGAGGTTGAGTAGGGGACGATCGAGGGGCGCCCGGGACCCAGCGGAGTGGAGGGTTTTGTCTGCGGATGCAACCAATTAAGCGTGCAGCCGGCGCTTGCAGAGCTGCGCTCAGCGCGCAGGGCTGGGGGTTTTGTTCGCTGTAATTTCCAAGCCGCGGCGGGCAGGGTCGGAGCGGGCTAAGTCTATTGAGAACATTTAAACTCCACTTTCTCGGGCTTTAAAACTTGCTCGCTCCTTAGTCTTAAATCGCTTCCTTCATGGCAAACACGCCGATTAGAAAATAATCCTAGAGTCCCAAAGTTGCCTGAGAGCAAGGTGGGGAAATTGAACAATGTTTGCTTGCCagagaattttagaaaaattgagaGTTTACCTTTTCAAAATCATCAAAGGAAACAAGCCTATCTAGAGGCCCCTGAGTTTTCCCGCTCTGCCCAAGCGACACTTTACATCGCATTTGAATCCTGTTTTACACCTCCCAGGAAGTCTCTGCCCTCCCCCACTTGTTTCCCACCCGCCACCCAGCTCCAACTGACTAATTGcacccccctccaaaaaaaaaatccaaaagaaattaCAATGGGGTCTGGAGGTGATTGGATACTTTACCTTTGAGTTAAGGCAGAgttcacaaagaaagaaaaatgtgtctcCGATGTATTTGCTCTCGATGTGCCCACTGGCGCTAGTGGTCCCACAGAAGCTTGCAGGGAACCTTCCCCGAATTCTCTAAATGGGATGCGAATTTTCATTGAGGACGTTCATGGGTTTTAAGTTAATTAGTCTCACTTAATCACCGAATCTGAATGAAATGTGAATAGATGATTCACTGGATAAATATTTGGGATCTGGAATATTAATCATCGCATTCTCTTAACCACTTGAGTATTTACTACTTGGCATAGGAGCCATTTAAAGTTTTGCTAAACCTAGTGATTGCTTCCATTTCTCATTCCCAGACACTCCATTCCTCCTCGCTTTTACCCCCTTTTAGTTTTCTCCACTCCATCCCCATAAGagttttcttaaaagaaagttttgaagaaagtatgtttatttttatcaaaagatatttaaatgtaGACTGGAGACCATGCCTGCATCTCCAAAAGGAAGTGGAGAATTGAAGCAATTAACTAGATAATTCAAGCAAAACCTCCCACAATAGATTTACTataattatttggaaattttagGGGGAATGGAGTTATTTTGAACTGAAGAACTTGAATAATTCCTCCAGTATTTCACTCAGAATGTGTCAGTTGAATCATAATCCACCTAGAAGGCAGGTATACAAAGATTATTAAAAGCCACCTTTTCAATATGGAAGATTGTTGAAATATCTATGATGTTAGCTTcatatttctattgtttgaaatgcTAGTATAATGGAGAGTGGTGCTCGTTTAAAATGCTTATTATTCCTATGAGTCGCCAAATGCATAGCCCTGTAAACTTTACGCCTTAAAAGTATATGACTTTCTTTCTAGAACATGCCTCTTCAGTCTTTGTTACCATTTTAGGTTTGAAGTAGAATCTAGTTTTCATATACAAAATAGGGTTTCCTCTTTGAACCCTTGGATTAAAAGTATAGTTATTTCCCCTTTCTGTAAACTCTGTACCATCATCATCCATTTATGCTTGAACTGAAAGTGTTCCAACAGCTCTTTTGAGCAGCACATGCAGAAAATATAGCTAAAGAGTCAGGGTCAATTTCTTTCAGACATTCTTGCcacaacagcatttttttttcccccctcacaATTAGGAACCAACCGGTGAGCCCTCTCCTAAGAGACCCAGGGGAAGACCTAAAGGCAGCAAAAACAAGAGTCCCTCTAAAGCAGCTCAAAAGGTGAGATTTCTCGAGTCAAGCTCTCCTAACTTCATCAATGACTACAGGAGCCTCCCTGTAATTTTCCTATTCTAACTCCGCACCTAGGAATTTGTCCCAACTGGGTAACACAGACTCAATTCTTACATTTAACATTAATTAGATGCGAGTTAACCTTTTTTCTAAGCAGATGCTCAGCGTAAAAAGTTTATGAAGATACTTAACAGtgttgtttttaaacaaacagcCACCAAATAATTTGAACCTTAAAACGGGTAGAagtgaggaaggaaggcaggggggaggggaaggtggaAAATGACACAACTAATATTTGCACTAGTTGTAAGtagttaaaaacaaatcaaaactatagATTTTGCCTGGTGGTAAAGTTTTTgcaatttcttctgaaaaatgatAGAGATTGATTTACTTTGTGCTTATTTCATGGCTACTGCAAACCAAATCCCCCTATTAAAGTACTTTGCCAAATAGATGATAATTAGAAGTAAATCTAGTTGTGGGATAGTGGAAAAATTTCATGAATTTTACAGCTTTAATTGTGATAATAAAGTATACTGCTTGTTTTACAATAAACCTGCAGTATAGTATATCATAATCTCAAAAAGCCTTTTCATCAAGTGACATAGAAATGTctgaattgaacaatgagactttttaaaacaaatatttggctCATTTAATATCTCTTTTTGGGCAAAATAGAACCCAGTTAAGTGTAACATTCAgtgtttttcttaataaatttaaagttGCAGTTTAAGATAACTTCAGGCTGGCTATATTTAAGATTGCAAAGAGGAACTATGTCAGGGTTAATGCATGTATAGAGAAGTACCAGTCGcttttttgactttataaataaattggaaaaaaaagtttctgcattttatttgtaGGTTTGTATAGTAATTGAGAACAAAGTTTCAAAAATCAGAACTAAATTTGGATATACCTTTTCAACGGGTTTAAATACATGTACAATATTTGTTAGAAAGGGCTATATGCTCATCGTTTGGGGATTAATgttttgtgtggttttctttgtgaCTGTGGGTACTAACTGTAATATATGTGCTAGTTTTCAGTGTTGTAAACTGCCATAGCAACTAATGgtacatataaattatttaggAAGTAACTATGAGTTCTTGTCTGTTTTAACAGTTTTGAACAGAGTTGAGgagcatatttttaatatatttaaatttaattgctTCTTAGAGTTTAGATTTGATTGTGTTTCTTATTTaatcaataaactttaaaatagctCTAAGTAaccttgttatttaaaaatggcAATATGTACTCTGGTATTTTTAATATGAatactttatatttgttttattttacctcatttataaattaactaAAAAGGACTGATTTTACCAAGGAGTTTTTCTATGTTGCGTAAGTGTGGAGTTTACctaatttacttttattctaaGGAGATGCACAAATAAATACTTGTTAGATAGCTAACATGCATTTAAGCTATGGTGTAGTTCCTCTGAAAAATGCAGCATGATAGTATCTCCTAGGAAGAAATCTTTAAATTTCACCATAAATAAGTAATTTGAAATTTAatactaaaaaggaaaatgaattgtCTCCCATATTTTACTATATTCCATGTTTTTTGGATGAATAGATAGAAATGCTCCCATTGCCtcctcttcattttaaaaagcttaccACTGACTAACAAAATTTGTATTGAGAAAAGGGAAGCTGAAACTAGTGCCTAGTTTACCACctaaagcaaaatttttaaagttgatcTATTCCTAAGTAAGGgttgatttatttttagtgaCTCTAGTGACAGGCGTTTGTAAATGAGCCCCCTAAGCCACTCATCTTTCTGAAAATTCttcatatgtatgcatacattaTTCCAATTTCCAAAACAGAAGtaggctttcttttttctaaagatTCCTTCTCCAGAATCTTTCATTCTTTCAGACACAATTATTTCCAACAATGCTGTTATAAAAATCCCTcttgtaataaaaatgaataaatacatttgccCATAACctgacttatttttcttcagttttataaaTTACGCTTCATCTGGAGAAGAGAATACCTTGCAAAATAATGAATGACATTGATGAATCGTTCATGGCATGTGTAAACTTAAGGTGTTTTCACTTTCAAATCAGAATTTGTTGAGTATGTTACTATTCTATATAAACATGATTTTCAAACATGTTTGTTTATTAAGCATATATTGTGTTCTAACAAAACATATATGTTCATCAGGATTTTGAAATGcaaatctttttagaaaaaattatattgttcATAACATGTAAGATAAACATACCCTGTGAGACTGACCAGAGTAGATATGAGAAGTCTTCTATGAGTAACAAAGTGGGTGTTTTCCTGTAAACTGAGACCCATCACAGTGCAACATACATTGCAAAGACTGGTAAGTATATGAGAAGAAAGAAGCCTAAAATTAGAGGAGTTGCAGTGCACACTGAAATCCTGATGGTTATATGCTTAAAATGTCTTGCTGCTTGGAGTTTCTTGACTTACAAAGTTTATATTTGGATTCAGTAACTGGCCTTGGGACATTTGAAAACAAAGCTGTTTATTAGAAAATTAACAGTGTGAAACTGGACAATGCATGCAGAATGTTGCAAGACCAAGTGAATGACTACTAAATTAGCCATCACTTTAATTTCAAACCATATTCAGTAGAAAATtgatttatataatatgtaaaacaaaGACATTGATAAAAACACAATTTGCTATGCTTAGAACTTTTGGAAGAGAATTATTCTTCAATCTACTTAATATTCCATTAAAACGAACTACTATGCATGACCATTGTGTGATGATTCTAGTCATTCCTCAGAACTCCAATCTGAGTGCTCAAAATTTGTCCCTGAATCGGTTTCATATAGTTacctgaataaaagaaaagaaatcagaagttAAAGTTTTCCTGAATAATTAATTTGTCcatgtgtgtctatgtctgtgtGAGCATATCTttacccttttatttttagtctgaGATATACCTAAGACCAGTTATGTCTTaacctccttttttgttttgttttgctttgctttcctttcctacGTTGTGCTGGATGGAACTCTTTGCATTTTTACAGTTCCCAAATGGTTAGAGAGAAAAGTTATAATCTCCTTTAGTTTAGGGTTTTGTTGTACTTTTTTAATCATGACAGAATACTGGAGGGGTTGTCACTAATTCTTCAGTGTTGAAGGTCTCAAGTCAAATTCATCCTTAAGTTTTAAGCCAATTCTCATTCACATATTTTAGGAAGTTTTTTTTCTGAGgttgaattaaattttattggaaggtaaatgaaaatttaaaaaaaaaagatctcaggTGTGAGATAACCCTACTTCATCATGTCATATATTTGCTTCACCACCCTTGTGACTTTAGGTGTAATGGGCAGATCTAGGGAGCAAAGTGCAGAATGAAAATATCTAGATAGAGCAGCTATAGTTAAAATAACATGTTCAGAGTAAATGTTTAGTCTCTATGTTCAATTTGCTATAAAAAGAAGGCCTGAATTAATTAGATACTGTAAAGACTACTTCATGCTCCTTCTAATCATTTGCATTCCTAGAAATGTGGTTTGCTTTTCATAATCATTACCAACACCAATCACAGGTATtttaagaagagagaagataGGTTTTAGTCAACATGCAGATAAATCATTCAGCATAAATGCTGAATGAGGACAGAATTTTCTTCAGAATATAGTAGGCCTAGTTGAAAGGAGAAACCAAAGGCATTATTATAGGTGAGTTAAGGAAAGGTAACATTGGCAGTTATCATATAATTCCAGCCTATGGTTTCTAAATTAAACTACTGTGATTTAGTTTAATTCCTCTGTATTTCAATGGCCAGGTAAGTTTTATTGGGAGATTCAGGGCCCTATCTGAGGATACAAATGAATTCAGGCAGATTCAGGGCCCTATCTGAGGATACAAATGAATTCAGCAGGTGAAATTAAGTAAAGCCCAACTGTTATTCCATTATCATGATATTTCAGGCTGACTTACCTAAACAattgactcatttttttctttcactttgccaGGGAAGATAAAGCCTTACTTAATGCACCAGCACATTCTATCTGGCAATGCTTTGAATCATCACAGATTATGATCCAAATATGGGAGATTGAAATACATTTGAATTATCTTACGAAGTAATTTTATTTCAAGGGACCCATAGTTCTACTTCTCTAGAAGCTCTCATCCTTCTGAACTCTTCTGAACTTGAAGGCTCCTCACTTCTCTGGCTGACCTACattcctggctcatttttatcTCAAGTTCTCAACAGATCATTTTGCTAAGGAGATAGAATATACCAGATTGGTATGCTATTGCATTTCAGTTCTTTCTCGAGAATAGATGGATGAAGAGCATTTTATGTCAGTTAAATCATTCAAAACTGTCTTGTCTTGTTAACTTTCTGCAGTTTCCAGAGCAGAAGGCACAAAGTAGAAACTGAATTTAATTTCACTGTCCTAGATTCTGAAGGTTTTAGTTAGGAATCTTTGTTCTGCCAACCAGGAGAAAAGGGGAAATGAGAACTGACTATCTGTTAGGGCATTGCATTATCTCATATTGTTTTAATACGCCGAGCAATTTTGAATGGCATAGTCTATTTAAATTAGGGAAGAGTAGTGCAGGCATTATCTTTTGTCTAGGATAATGTTTGCTCAGAAGGTAACTCCTATGATCAATAGCAGTGGTCTCTTGTATCATTGctattgatttttctcattaCAAAGAAGTAGAGAGAAGATTTGGAGGAGGAGAATCTTAAACTTTGAAAATGATAACTTTGCCTGTCATTTGGCTTTGGTTTTAATTTAGTGTTTGTATACATGAAGATAAGCATGTGCAAAATAAGGACACCAAAGTTGACAGTAAGTGCTAACTTGGGTAATAAGCAGGAACTACAATGGATGATGGAAGTTACTTATATTTCCTATTGGTAAATATATTATGATAGCAAATTGTAATGTCTCTTCAAGGCTAAAAGTGTTGCTTGTAAAATTAGGAAACTCACAGAACTGGATTAtcaaaaaggtaaaatgaaaatttcctcAGTGCTTAGTGAGATTGATTTGTATAGTTGATTTTGATATCAGTGTACATTGATTTAtactgtttatgtttttaaaaatagcaactgaaggaaataaaatgtgttttctagGCTTTGGATAGTGGGCTTCATGTAAATCAAGATACATGCAAACAAAACAGGGCACCATCACACCcaaatatttttctggtttttttttggtacagatgcaCTGATGGATTTGCAGTGGGGGAATTCTGGCTATATCATAGTACATAAAAAATATGATGAGATAacttgtaatagcaaaaaattaaTAGCCATCTAAATCTGACCCTGAAGTCAGAATTGAATTATTCTTAGTTTCCAACCTCTGCTCTTGTCCTGTGTTTATAGGAAACCTGGAAATACATTACTTTTAACTAAT from Papio anubis isolate 15944 chromosome 9, Panubis1.0, whole genome shotgun sequence includes the following:
- the HMGA2 gene encoding high mobility group protein HMGI-C isoform X2; protein product: MSARGEGAGQPSTSAQGQPAAPAPQKRGRGRPRKQQQEPTGEPSPKRPRGRPKGSKNKSPSKAAQKKAEATGEKRPRGRPRKWPQQVVQKKPAQEETEETSSQESAEED
- the HMGA2 gene encoding high mobility group protein HMGI-C isoform X1; this encodes MSARGEGAGQPSTSAQGQPAAPAPQKRGRGRPRKQQQEPTGEPSPKRPRGRPKGSKNKSPSKAAQKKAEATGEKRPRGRPRKWFSLPTFLIYKRKERKKERKKERKKERKERKEKKEREKEREKGKI
- the HMGA2 gene encoding high mobility group protein HMGI-C isoform X3, with product MSARGEGAGQPSTSAQGQPAAPAPQKRGRGRPRKQQQEPTGEPSPKRPRGRPKGSKNKSPSKAAQKKAEATGEKRPRGRPRKWPQQVVQKKPAQVNVALPGKDHPGNLIYLLFSKNAT
- the HMGA2 gene encoding high mobility group protein HMGI-C isoform X4; this translates as MSARGEGAGQPSTSAQGQPAAPAPQKRGRGRPRKQQQEPTGEPSPKRPRGRPKGSKNKSPSKAAQKKAEATGEKRPRGRPRKWDNLLPRTSPKKKTSLGNSIKRSHLIVIGGVQDSS